Within Thermus sp. CCB_US3_UF1, the genomic segment GTGGGACCACCCCTTTAGGATGGACCTGCGCCCACGTGGATGGGCAGGTACCCATAGGAGGTGGTCCCCATGGAACAGCTTACCCCACTCATCAACGCCTTGAAGCGATACTGGAAGGCCGACCTCAGGCGCCTCACCTTCCTGGCCGCCCTGGTGATGGCTCTGGTCACCGCCCGCACCACAAGCGGCCCCAGACTCGCTCTTTCCCTCGGCTCCATAGCCAGCCCTGACCCCCGCTCCGCCTACCGAAGGTTCCAGCGGTTCTTGGCCTGGCCGGGGCTGGACGGGGAGGGCTATGCCCGCTTCATCTTCGCCCTCCTCCGACCCCAAGGGCTCCTCCTGGTCATGGACCGGACCGAGTGGGAGCTGGGGAAGAGCAAGGTCAACCTCCTGATGCTGGCCTTCCTGTACCAAGGCCTGGCCGTCCCCCTGTTCTGGAGCTTCCTTCCCCACGACGGCAACTCCTCCACCCCCGAACGCATCGCCCTGATGGAGAGGGCCTTGGCTTTCCTGAGGGCCCACTTCCCCCACCTCCGGGTGGAGGGGTTCCTGGCGGATCGGGAGTTCATAGGGGAGGCGTGGTTCCGGTACCTGGAGGAGAAGGGCATCCCCCGGTGCATCCGAATCAAGGCCAACACCCGGATGTGGCGGTTGGGCTCGGGCCCTCGGGCCTGGGAGCTCTTTGCCTCCCTGAAGGTGGGAGAGAGCCGGGTGCCCAGGCGGCGGTACTGGGTCTACGGGCGGCGCATGTGGGTGGTGGGGTTGCGCCTTGGGGTCCGGGAGTGGCTGATTGTGGCTACGGACCTGGACCCTCACCGGGTGCTGGAGGTGTACGGGCTCAGGTGGGGGATAGAGCGGCTCTTTGGGGCCCTGAAGGGGCGGGGATTTGACCTGGAGGCCACGCACGTGACGCGGGGGGAGAGGCTTTCGCGGCTTTTGGTCCCCTTGAGCCTGGCCTTCGTGTGGGCGTTTCGGACGGGGCTTGTGCTGCACCGGGTGCGTCCGGTGAGGCCCAAGAAGCACGGGAGGCTGGGACAGAGCCTCTTCCGGGCGGGGCTGGACCTGCTCACCCTTTGGGCGCTTGCCCTCTGGGGTGCAGGGGGAGGAAGGCGCGGAAGTCCCTTGGGGTTATGCCCTATGGAGGTTTTGACGTGTACATAGTGCGGGCAGAGTAAAAACTACCCTTTGCAGACCATCTAATGCTTTCATGCGGGGCGGAGGAATAGGAAGCGTTTTTCAATGCCCGCCGGTTGATCGCATAGTGGGGGAAAAACCTCGGTGTTGTTGTCTTGCCAACAGCTCGAGGGCAAGATATCACCTCCCTTTAAGGGAGAGGAGAGGGATGTAGGAGTCAGATGGATAACTTTCCTCTATTAATGCTATAACTGAACCCGACTCCTATTTAGGGATATATCCTGCATTCTCTTGGAACACCTACACAGGCGGTCGAGAAAAGAAGTCGACTGCTTACGGACCATCTAGGTTTCCTATTGTTACTATGAGCTGTTAGAACTGCCCTTCGCCAAAAATTCCTACGCTGGCCAAATCTCATACACCAGATCGAGTAGCCACTTCGTCCGTTCTCGTATAGCCTGTTCATCCCAACGCTCCAGAGATACACTTCGGAAGTACTCTTGGTTAATGGACAAGGTACTTTCTCTGAGAACTTTGAGTTTTTCTGAGAAGGGCTTGTTGCCCATCTCCTGGTTATACCCAGTTAGAGTGAGATTTCCTAGCGCATTCAGATGCGACTTATGTGTTCTTTCCCAATCGATTCCGATTTCAGCCTTCCATGCCTCGCTCAAAGTGCGTGGCATAATGTGCTCCAGAGTGAGGTTTTCCAAGTTCGGGAGTTCCTTGCGCTTTAGCTTCTTCCAGAGGTATTGTTCAATGCGCTTGAGTATGTAATAGGCATGGCTAGTGCGAGGATCCCTTCCCCCACCATCCCAGACATATATGGATCTTTCTGCGTTGCGCTTTTCCAGCTCTTCTCGGTCCGGCCACCGCCTGTTTCCACTCAGCCCTTTCAAGAAGCGGCGTACTTTTTCAGCAGGATTAGGCTCATCTAAGAGGCCGTTCTTTAGCACAGATAATACCGTACGACCCACGGTGTTAGTGGGCACGCTCGCTAATATGCGGTGGAGATAGTAGGCCTCCATTACCGCTAGGACCTGGTCGGCATCCTCTATGTCTAGCACGCCTTTCCTAATGCGCTGCTTGAGAGCCATGACCAGAGGGGCGGCCACACCGAAGCCCAGTATGCGGAAGGCCTCCAAGCGCCTCTGTAGTTTTGGGTTAGTTTCCAGGTGCGGTCTTTCAAAGAATAGGTAATCCGCGAGACTTTCCTTCAATTCCAAGGCAAAGCTTTCCGTGGCCTTTCCCTCTTTCAGAGTAGCGTTGAGCCGATCGATTAGAGCGGGATAAGTGGCATCCCAGGGTATCTCTTCCCCGTTCGTTCTGACATAGTGCCAGATTCCTAGACTCATCCGTTCGAGGTGTGGGATGCTGTTTGCAGGGCTAGGAGGGAAGACTTTTTTGTACGCCTCCTCAACGGGTGCCCAGACCTTTTCGTACGTTTCTTTCTCTTTTTCTTTGCCCTCTGCTGCCAGGCGCATGAAGAGGTAGTTGCGTACAAGGTCAGCTGGAGTAAGGGGAGAGCCCTTGTAGTTCAAGCTCTCGAATATCCGGTAAGCGTTTTCACCCTGGCTGAGGTGGATACGCACCACCTCAGTTTGATCCAGTAAGGCTTTGGCAAGGACTTCGAGTTCCTCTGGAGCACGTCCTTTAAGTTTGTCTGTGAAGAAAGAATAGGCGTTGCCTATAGGGGAGTGCAGCTCCTCTAGGGGAGTTCCCCTAATAATTCCCCTAAGGGCGGCCTCGTCAAATTCGGTTGGTTGGACTTTCAACTCTAACTCTTCGTCCGCGTTTCTGAGTAGCTTGTCCAGCTCATGAGAAAGGGAAGATAGCCCTGCCTCTGCGGCCCTATTCCGTATGGCTGCCAGTAACAAGGCTATAGTAATTAGGCGCTGTTGCCCGTCTACAAGTATGTAGGGAGCAACTACTTCGACCCCGGAGGGTCGGGCCATGGTTATGATGGCGCCCAAGAAATGGAGATAGGGCATGCCATCTTTGCTTAAATGACAAGTGTTCTCTATGTCTTCCAAAAACGTCTTCCAATGAACCCTGCTCCAACTGTACGGACGTTGGAAGCGAGGTACTTGGTAGACCACCGAAGATTCCAGGAGCTGTCGGATGCGAAAGACCTTGGTTTGGATCCTTTCGTTGTCCATTTGCCGTCTGCCCCCTTTCTTTTGGGTTTTTAGGTTAAGCCCCTTCAAAAGTATATCAGCTCCGTTCATGTCGATGGTCGTGTCAAGAGTTATGTGTAAGAGTCTGTGTACGGGGGGCATACCGCTCCTGAAGCATCTTCTCCAGCACCTCCTTCACCTCCGAGAACCCCTTTAGTTTCCGTTCTGCCCACCTCCCTTCCTGCCTCTCCGACTCCAGGTAAAGAAGCTTGTGCACCGCCTCTTCCTTAGGAAACTTGTGGTCCCGCACCTTCGTCCCCCGCCGCACTTCCCGGATAAACCGCTCCATCAGGTTGGTGCTCCGCAGGTACGGCCAAAGCACCTTGGGGTACCCGTAGAACCGCAGGAAGGCCCCCGAATCCTGTACCCAAAGCCCCACCACCCCCGGGTACCGCGAACCCCAGGCGGCCTTCACCTCCTCCAAGGCCCCAAGAGCTTCTTCCCGGCTCTCCGCCCCGTACACCCGCCTCAGGTCCTCCGCCAGCAGGCCCCGGTCCCGCGCCCGCACCTGGGACAGGCTCCACCGCACCCCGTGCACCACGCACCGCTGCCATTCCGCCTGAGGGTAGACCCTGCGGATCGCTTCAGGAAGCCCGGGCAGCCCGTCGGTGATGAAGAGCAATACCCGCCGCAGGCCCCGCTGCCAAAGCTCCCCCAGGACCCCCTCCCATCCCAGGGCGCTCTCCGTGGGCAACAGCCAAAACCCCAGGACCCGCCTCTCCCCATTAGGGGCGATGCCCAGGGCCACATACACGCTTTCCCGTACGATCCCTTCTCCTTCCCTGAAGACCTTTAGGGAAAGCCCGTCCAGGTAGACGAAGGCCATCTCCTCGGGCAAAGGCCGGGTGCGGAAGGCTCCTGCCGCCTCCAGGACCTCGTCCGTCAGGGCGCTCAGGGTCTCGTGGGAGTAGCGGTGGCCTAAGAGCAGGCTCAGTATCTCGGCCGCCTTGCGCTGACTGACCCCGGCGGCGTAAAGGGCTACCGCCACTTCCCCCACGTCCACCAGGCGGCGGACGTAGGGCTTAAGGAAAGCCGGGTAATACCGAGATTCCCGATCCCTAGGGACCTTCAGGTCCACCTGGCCGAAGGTGGTCTCCAGCTTGCGGGGGTAGTAGCCGTTCCTGCGGCCTCCGTGCACCTGCAAGAAGGCCGTCCGGTCCAGCTCCAGAACCGTCTGCAGAACCTCGGCTACTGTCTCCCGCACCGCTTCCCTCAGCAAGATCCGCAAGGTATCCTGGTCCACGGGGCACCTCCTCGTGCTAAGGTGTGCCCCCCTATTAAACACGGACCCTTACACATAAATCCTTACACGACCATGTCGATTGTCTTAAATGTTTGCTTTGAGGTGCCTTGGTCGTGAGCGTTGGTGACTAAAATAGACAAGGGCACGTCGACAATCTTTAAAGTGCCCTTCCTTGGGCATCAGGTGCCCTGCTGAGTAAACCTTATTCCTTTGCAACTAGATAGGCCTTAAGCAAAGCCCTAAATAACTTGCCATGATTCGGCACACTTAGGTGTAGCAACTCGTGCACGATCACCTCGCGGCGGAACTCAGCTGGCTGGTGTAGGAGCGCGGTGTCGAATGTTAGCCGCCCTCGAGAGGAGCAGCTCGCCCATTTGCGCCTCATCGGCTGGATACGAATCTCGCGCGGCGTGACGCCCAAGCGCTCCGCCCAAGCTAACACTTCTGCGCGGAAGACGTCTACGGGCACAGCTTCCTCTAGCGGTTGCCACGCAGATTCGGTTGCCTCTTTGCGCTTGGTCACACCTCTACGCATCGGTAGCCCTCCGCAAAAGGTCTAGTATGGCGTTCGTCCACGCTACGACATCCGACACGCTTATTGCGAACAGCGCTTTGTACAGGCATTTGCGCAGCTCTCCCTCTTGCCGTCGGTCGCTCATCCAATGGGGAAACTCCGCAAAGGCGGCTTCCATGGTGTCAGCCACTTCCTTTGCGCGCTCTGGGGCGATGTTGTGGAGGCGCAGCCACCACTCCACGGTGAAGGCTTGTTCAGCGTGCGGGCGTGCAGCCAAGTCACCGCGTTGGCGGCGCTCTTCCTCGGCAGCACGCAATTGCCGTATCAGCTCGTTCAGCTCGCGCAGGGCTTCTTGCGACTCAATCTGCCGCTCCTCGAAGCGACGGCGAATCTCCTCAGCGCGCTCGCCGATGGAGAGCAGATAGGGCGCGCTGTGTCCCTTCGCCTCCACCAAGCGATACAGCTCCTTGAGCAGGTTGAAGACCTTGACGGTGTCGGGCTGCTCGGCGTTGAGCAGCGCCATCAGCATCGCCGCTCCGATCTCGTAGGTCGCGCTCGGCTCGTGCACGAGGCTCGTGTGGGTGTGCTGCTGCACAATCGTCGCCGTCTTGCGCAGAAAGGATTTGTCCACGGGAATGTGCGGCTCGTAGCTGGCCCGCAGCAGGCGATACATCTCCGCT encodes:
- a CDS encoding IS4 family transposase, whose protein sequence is MEQLTPLINALKRYWKADLRRLTFLAALVMALVTARTTSGPRLALSLGSIASPDPRSAYRRFQRFLAWPGLDGEGYARFIFALLRPQGLLLVMDRTEWELGKSKVNLLMLAFLYQGLAVPLFWSFLPHDGNSSTPERIALMERALAFLRAHFPHLRVEGFLADREFIGEAWFRYLEEKGIPRCIRIKANTRMWRLGSGPRAWELFASLKVGESRVPRRRYWVYGRRMWVVGLRLGVREWLIVATDLDPHRVLEVYGLRWGIERLFGALKGRGFDLEATHVTRGERLSRLLVPLSLAFVWAFRTGLVLHRVRPVRPKKHGRLGQSLFRAGLDLLTLWALALWGAGGGRRGSPLGLCPMEVLTCT
- a CDS encoding M48 family metallopeptidase, yielding MRRGVTKRKEATESAWQPLEEAVPVDVFRAEVLAWAERLGVTPREIRIQPMRRKWASCSSRGRLTFDTALLHQPAEFRREVIVHELLHLSVPNHGKLFRALLKAYLVAKE
- a CDS encoding DUF262 domain-containing protein, whose amino-acid sequence is MPPVHRLLHITLDTTIDMNGADILLKGLNLKTQKKGGRRQMDNERIQTKVFRIRQLLESSVVYQVPRFQRPYSWSRVHWKTFLEDIENTCHLSKDGMPYLHFLGAIITMARPSGVEVVAPYILVDGQQRLITIALLLAAIRNRAAEAGLSSLSHELDKLLRNADEELELKVQPTEFDEAALRGIIRGTPLEELHSPIGNAYSFFTDKLKGRAPEELEVLAKALLDQTEVVRIHLSQGENAYRIFESLNYKGSPLTPADLVRNYLFMRLAAEGKEKEKETYEKVWAPVEEAYKKVFPPSPANSIPHLERMSLGIWHYVRTNGEEIPWDATYPALIDRLNATLKEGKATESFALELKESLADYLFFERPHLETNPKLQRRLEAFRILGFGVAAPLVMALKQRIRKGVLDIEDADQVLAVMEAYYLHRILASVPTNTVGRTVLSVLKNGLLDEPNPAEKVRRFLKGLSGNRRWPDREELEKRNAERSIYVWDGGGRDPRTSHAYYILKRIEQYLWKKLKRKELPNLENLTLEHIMPRTLSEAWKAEIGIDWERTHKSHLNALGNLTLTGYNQEMGNKPFSEKLKVLRESTLSINQEYFRSVSLERWDEQAIRERTKWLLDLVYEIWPA
- a CDS encoding IS256-like element ISTth4 family transposase, translating into MFNRGAHLSTRRCPVDQDTLRILLREAVRETVAEVLQTVLELDRTAFLQVHGGRRNGYYPRKLETTFGQVDLKVPRDRESRYYPAFLKPYVRRLVDVGEVAVALYAAGVSQRKAAEILSLLLGHRYSHETLSALTDEVLEAAGAFRTRPLPEEMAFVYLDGLSLKVFREGEGIVRESVYVALGIAPNGERRVLGFWLLPTESALGWEGVLGELWQRGLRRVLLFITDGLPGLPEAIRRVYPQAEWQRCVVHGVRWSLSQVRARDRGLLAEDLRRVYGAESREEALGALEEVKAAWGSRYPGVVGLWVQDSGAFLRFYGYPKVLWPYLRSTNLMERFIREVRRGTKVRDHKFPKEEAVHKLLYLESERQEGRWAERKLKGFSEVKEVLEKMLQERYAPRTQTLTHNS